The following proteins are co-located in the Dehalococcoides mccartyi 195 genome:
- a CDS encoding MBL fold metallo-hydrolase — protein MEIVFLGAHNCETKTTRPSCLMLSGGVVLDAGAITSSLTLDELYELRAVILSHAHYDHIKDVPLLAMNLAYGLKSVDIYGSQAVQEVVTQPPFSGGFYPDFFTRPPSAPALRFHEITPGLEFSCENYQILPLSVPHSRDTTGFLVKDAGGHSFFYTSDTGSGLGDVWQQINPELLIIELTMPNRLTELALSSKHLSSELLEAELRLFRELKGYLPRIVTLHTTPLFEAEIKTEIQAVAERLHTDILMASEGLKLRLGE, from the coding sequence GTGGAGATAGTATTTTTAGGCGCTCACAACTGCGAAACTAAAACCACCCGTCCCAGCTGCCTGATGCTCTCCGGCGGGGTGGTGCTGGATGCCGGGGCTATTACCTCAAGCCTGACTCTGGACGAGCTTTATGAGCTTAGGGCGGTTATACTGAGCCATGCCCATTATGACCATATAAAAGACGTACCGCTGCTGGCTATGAACCTGGCTTACGGGCTGAAAAGCGTGGATATATACGGAAGCCAAGCAGTTCAGGAAGTAGTTACCCAGCCGCCTTTTTCCGGCGGTTTCTACCCCGATTTTTTCACCCGCCCCCCATCTGCCCCGGCCTTGCGCTTTCATGAAATAACCCCCGGTCTGGAATTTAGCTGTGAAAACTACCAGATACTGCCTTTGTCTGTACCCCATTCCAGAGATACCACCGGGTTTCTGGTAAAAGATGCAGGCGGCCATTCGTTTTTTTATACCTCGGATACCGGCTCAGGCCTGGGGGATGTCTGGCAGCAGATTAATCCGGAGCTGCTGATTATTGAGCTGACCATGCCGAACAGGCTTACTGAGCTGGCTTTAAGTTCCAAGCACCTTTCGTCTGAACTGTTGGAGGCAGAGCTTAGGCTCTTTCGGGAGCTAAAAGGCTATCTGCCCAGGATAGTCACCCTGCATACCACACCCTTGTTTGAGGCTGAAATCAAAACCGAGATACAGGCAGTGGCTGAAAGACTGCATACCGATATACTTATGGCCAGTGAGGGGCTTAAACTCCGGCTGGGAGAGTAA
- a CDS encoding response regulator transcription factor, translating into MAKTKVLIADDHAVLREGMSRLLSQEKDIEVVGEAGDGQEAVDMVGQFKPDVVLMDIVMPRLTGVEATKLIKKNNPSTCILILTAYSDIRYILGLLEAGASGYLLKSAKSDEIVGAIRAIKAGESVLDSIATRKLLERVVNVSKETDEDKVRGQLSPREIEILQLASKGLSNREIADKLELSMRTVKAHLSNIFNKMRCSCRTEAIVKGFREGYVMLEDVPQGIDGYDRNTL; encoded by the coding sequence ATGGCAAAAACCAAAGTCCTGATAGCTGATGATCATGCAGTCCTTAGAGAAGGTATGAGCCGATTGTTAAGCCAGGAAAAAGACATTGAAGTAGTCGGCGAAGCCGGAGACGGGCAGGAAGCCGTTGATATGGTAGGCCAGTTCAAACCGGACGTAGTCCTTATGGACATAGTCATGCCCAGACTAACCGGGGTGGAAGCAACCAAGCTTATCAAAAAAAATAACCCTTCCACCTGTATCCTAATACTTACGGCATATAGCGATATCCGTTATATACTGGGCCTGCTTGAGGCCGGGGCCAGCGGTTACCTGCTGAAAAGCGCCAAAAGCGACGAGATTGTAGGGGCTATCAGAGCTATAAAAGCGGGTGAATCCGTACTGGATTCCATAGCCACCAGGAAACTGCTGGAACGGGTGGTAAACGTAAGCAAGGAAACTGATGAAGATAAAGTCCGCGGTCAGCTCTCCCCCCGGGAGATTGAAATACTCCAGCTGGCATCTAAAGGCCTTAGCAACCGCGAAATAGCCGATAAACTAGAACTGTCCATGCGGACTGTAAAAGCCCACCTTTCAAATATATTTAACAAAATGCGCTGCAGCTGCCGTACCGAAGCTATTGTCAAAGGTTTTCGCGAAGGTTATGTAATGCTGGAAGACGTACCTCAGGGGATAGACGGATATGACCGAAACACGCTTTAA
- a CDS encoding queuosine precursor transporter produces MNVSSRLLVVSGLYITCLITANLIAVKIIALGDIFLPAAVIVFPFSYIFGDVLTEVYGFHWARRIIWLGFICNLIFVVFVALGQVLPGAPFWEGQGAYETILGYTPRILLASFLGYLVGEFVNSFIMAKLKLRTQGRYLWVRTIGSTLAGQGLDTSIFILVAFLGTPAFVPMMILYHWGSKVIIEAAATPLTYKLVNYLKKAEKSDYFDTSTNFSPFRL; encoded by the coding sequence ATGAATGTTTCCAGCCGTCTGCTTGTTGTCAGTGGTTTGTATATTACCTGCCTTATCACCGCTAACCTTATAGCGGTGAAAATTATTGCCCTGGGGGATATATTTCTGCCGGCGGCGGTTATAGTCTTTCCGTTCAGCTATATCTTCGGGGATGTCCTGACCGAGGTTTACGGTTTCCACTGGGCAAGGCGGATTATCTGGCTGGGCTTTATCTGCAACCTTATTTTTGTGGTCTTTGTGGCTTTGGGTCAGGTACTGCCGGGTGCGCCCTTCTGGGAAGGGCAGGGGGCCTATGAGACCATACTGGGTTATACCCCGCGGATTTTGCTGGCATCTTTCCTGGGGTATCTGGTGGGTGAGTTTGTAAACTCATTTATAATGGCCAAGCTGAAGCTGCGGACACAAGGGCGTTACCTTTGGGTGCGTACTATAGGCTCTACTCTGGCCGGGCAGGGGCTGGATACTTCCATATTTATTCTGGTGGCTTTTCTGGGTACGCCGGCATTTGTGCCGATGATGATACTCTATCACTGGGGTTCAAAGGTTATTATTGAAGCAGCGGCTACACCTCTTACTTACAAGCTGGTGAATTATCTGAAAAAAGCTGAAAAAAGTGACTACTTTGATACATCTACCAATTTCAGCCCTTTCCGGCTCTAG
- the coaBC gene encoding bifunctional phosphopantothenoylcysteine decarboxylase/phosphopantothenate--cysteine ligase CoaBC: MDKKKTVVLGITGSISAYKAADIASKLVAAGYTVKAVMTENACRFISPLTIRTLSRQQVVTGMWDMNSEYSVEHVSLAEEAAVILVAPATANIIAELACGLAGDMISSTILASKAPVIIAPAMNDNMYSNPATQQNIAKLKERGFVFVEPESGRLASGKTGQGRLASVDTILGSVTQVLGKNGPLAGKKLVISAGGTREPVDPVRYLGNRSSGKMGYALAEEAVRRGASVRLVSGAVDKPAPFGVDIKYTETAMEMFISLREAVKGADALIMTAAVADYRPEKPAADKIKKGDGELDLHLVANPDILASLQGDFVKVGFAAESRDLMINAVKKMADKNLDIIAANDISQPDSTFGSDTTRLTLFFKNGRIEEMPLMSKQEAAVRLLDELSALL, from the coding sequence ATGGATAAGAAAAAGACAGTGGTTCTGGGCATAACCGGCAGTATTTCTGCCTATAAAGCGGCAGATATTGCCTCCAAACTGGTTGCCGCAGGGTATACGGTTAAAGCGGTCATGACTGAAAACGCCTGCCGTTTTATATCTCCCCTGACTATCCGGACGCTTAGCCGTCAGCAGGTAGTGACCGGTATGTGGGATATGAATTCCGAATACAGCGTGGAGCATGTCTCTCTGGCAGAGGAAGCGGCTGTTATTCTGGTTGCTCCGGCTACCGCCAATATAATTGCCGAATTGGCCTGCGGGCTGGCAGGCGATATGATTTCATCAACTATTTTAGCCAGCAAAGCCCCGGTTATAATAGCCCCGGCCATGAACGACAATATGTATTCCAATCCTGCCACCCAGCAGAATATTGCAAAGCTGAAGGAACGGGGTTTTGTATTTGTAGAACCCGAATCAGGCCGCCTGGCCTCAGGCAAAACAGGGCAGGGGCGCTTAGCTTCCGTAGATACAATACTGGGTTCGGTTACCCAGGTTTTAGGTAAAAACGGACCTTTGGCCGGGAAAAAACTGGTTATCAGCGCCGGGGGCACCCGTGAGCCGGTTGACCCGGTGCGTTATCTGGGTAACCGCAGTTCTGGCAAAATGGGCTATGCTCTGGCCGAGGAAGCTGTCAGACGGGGTGCCAGCGTAAGGCTGGTTTCAGGGGCTGTTGATAAACCTGCCCCTTTTGGGGTTGACATAAAGTATACAGAAACCGCTATGGAAATGTTTATCTCCCTCAGAGAAGCGGTCAAAGGGGCAGATGCCCTCATTATGACAGCGGCTGTGGCAGATTACCGCCCGGAAAAACCGGCGGCGGATAAGATTAAAAAAGGGGACGGGGAGCTTGACCTGCACCTGGTAGCCAACCCTGATATTTTGGCCTCGCTGCAGGGTGATTTTGTAAAGGTGGGTTTTGCGGCTGAAAGCCGTGACCTTATGATAAATGCCGTCAAAAAAATGGCTGACAAAAATCTGGATATTATTGCGGCTAACGATATCAGCCAGCCGGACAGCACCTTTGGTTCAGATACCACCCGCCTGACCCTCTTCTTTAAAAACGGGCGGATAGAGGAAATGCCGCTTATGTCCAAACAGGAAGCGGCCGTGAGACTTCTTGATGAACTTTCAGCTTTGCTTTAA
- a CDS encoding magnesium transporter CorA family protein yields the protein MALTQVKNNTSNIESITYGKLTWINIENPQEPDTEYLAANYPFHPLDLDDVLSRRQRPKIDEYKEYLFFVLHFPFYNKELRTTVPAQLSVFIGENYIITLHSGNLKPLVKLYREMELDEDARPEYFSHGSGFLMYRIVDRLVDYCLPITVKLLDNLEEVEDTIFTGSGSDLNIVKDIALLRRDIIANRRIIWPMRAVIGCLENKLRKFINQDMSVYFGDMTDHMDKVWDTLDETKEVIEGLSSTFDSMSSHRTNRAMRILTIVATILLPFTMVASIFGMNIPLPFQNSENAIYFVAVITAIIVGFMLYMFRRIRLI from the coding sequence ATGGCGCTGACTCAAGTTAAAAATAATACTTCCAATATAGAATCCATTACCTATGGCAAACTTACCTGGATAAATATTGAGAATCCCCAAGAGCCTGACACCGAGTATCTGGCGGCGAACTATCCTTTCCACCCGCTGGACCTTGATGATGTGCTCTCACGCCGTCAGCGGCCCAAGATTGACGAATACAAAGAATACCTTTTCTTTGTGCTTCACTTTCCTTTTTACAATAAGGAACTGCGGACAACCGTGCCGGCTCAGCTTTCGGTATTTATCGGGGAGAATTATATTATCACCCTGCATTCCGGTAACCTGAAACCGCTGGTCAAGCTGTACCGGGAGATGGAGCTGGATGAGGATGCCCGCCCCGAATATTTCAGCCACGGTTCAGGCTTTTTGATGTACCGCATTGTAGACCGGCTGGTAGACTACTGTCTGCCTATTACCGTAAAGCTGCTGGACAACCTGGAAGAAGTGGAAGATACCATTTTTACCGGCTCCGGCAGTGACCTTAACATTGTCAAAGATATTGCCCTGCTGCGCAGGGATATTATTGCCAACCGCCGGATTATCTGGCCGATGAGGGCAGTTATCGGCTGTCTGGAGAATAAGCTCAGGAAATTTATCAATCAGGATATGTCTGTTTATTTCGGAGATATGACAGACCATATGGATAAAGTATGGGATACTCTGGACGAAACCAAAGAAGTTATTGAGGGTCTAAGCTCTACTTTTGACTCCATGTCTTCCCACCGGACTAACCGTGCCATGCGGATTTTAACCATTGTGGCTACCATTTTACTCCCGTTCACTATGGTAGCCAGCATCTTCGGCATGAATATTCCCTTGCCTTTCCAGAATTCGGAAAATGCCATTTACTTTGTGGCGGTTATTACGGCTATTATTGTGGGTTTTATGCTGTATATGTTCCGCCGGATACGCCTTATTTAA
- a CDS encoding bifunctional ADP-dependent NAD(P)H-hydrate dehydratase/NAD(P)H-hydrate epimerase: protein MYIVSTTQMRQIEEACVKQGITTETLMDNAGRAVAVLARHLLEKQNGCRVVILAGAGNNGGDGLVAGRYLAAWDKKVSIFEPFAGASKNKTASGGLKTPENIFTDLTGLKDHLREADLVIDALLGTGVNRPLEGVYRQALQMTADVKNTRPEMQILALDLSSGLNADTGQADEACLKADFTLSLGIAKQGLFTHLGLELSGAVSVADIGIPLGLTADIHTRLIEKDWAKGVLPVRSPHANKGSFGRVMIVAGSDPYIGAAMLAGSAAMRIGAGLVTLALPQSLTGAVAAKIPEATYLPLPEVSCGTADSFASRLILSELVKYDVLLIGPGLGQSPYAARLVTEVLSNLPEELKVVIDADALNILAAIPRWWLEYSFDAILTPHPGEMARLAKTTAEAVQSDRFGICRESARKWGKTIILKGAGTIVSSPEGETLCNPAANPVLASAGTGDVLAGIISGLLGQGLNLFEAAGLGVYLHSLAGATLRSEMGDAGVLASDLLLKLPAVIKELKQS from the coding sequence ATGTATATAGTCTCAACTACCCAGATGCGGCAAATAGAAGAGGCCTGCGTGAAACAGGGTATCACCACCGAAACCCTGATGGACAATGCCGGCAGGGCGGTTGCTGTATTGGCCCGCCACCTGCTGGAAAAGCAAAACGGCTGCCGGGTGGTGATACTTGCGGGTGCGGGCAATAACGGGGGTGACGGGCTGGTTGCCGGGCGTTATCTGGCGGCCTGGGATAAAAAGGTGAGCATATTCGAACCCTTTGCGGGTGCTTCAAAAAATAAAACTGCTTCGGGTGGTTTAAAAACCCCTGAAAACATATTTACGGATTTAACCGGACTTAAGGATCATCTTAGGGAAGCAGATTTGGTAATAGATGCTTTGCTGGGTACAGGCGTAAACCGCCCCTTGGAAGGGGTGTACAGGCAAGCCCTGCAGATGACGGCTGATGTCAAAAATACCAGACCCGAAATGCAAATACTGGCCTTAGATTTATCCTCCGGCCTGAATGCCGATACCGGGCAGGCGGACGAAGCCTGTTTGAAAGCTGATTTTACCCTGTCACTGGGTATTGCCAAGCAGGGGCTTTTTACCCACCTCGGGCTGGAATTAAGCGGGGCGGTTTCGGTGGCGGATATCGGCATACCGCTGGGACTTACAGCTGATATCCATACCCGTCTGATTGAAAAAGACTGGGCAAAGGGTGTTTTGCCTGTCCGTTCCCCTCATGCCAACAAGGGCAGTTTCGGCCGGGTGATGATTGTGGCGGGGAGTGACCCTTACATCGGGGCGGCCATGCTTGCCGGAAGTGCCGCCATGCGTATTGGTGCGGGCTTGGTTACCCTGGCGCTGCCTCAAAGTTTAACCGGGGCGGTAGCCGCCAAAATACCCGAAGCTACCTATCTGCCGTTGCCCGAAGTATCTTGCGGCACTGCGGATAGCTTTGCTTCACGCCTTATCCTGAGTGAACTGGTCAAATATGACGTGCTTCTGATAGGGCCGGGCCTGGGGCAAAGTCCATATGCCGCCAGGCTGGTTACCGAAGTGCTGTCTAACCTGCCTGAGGAGCTTAAAGTGGTAATAGACGCTGATGCTTTAAATATACTTGCCGCTATACCCCGGTGGTGGCTGGAATATAGTTTTGATGCTATACTCACTCCGCATCCGGGTGAAATGGCCCGCCTAGCCAAAACCACAGCTGAGGCTGTCCAGTCTGACCGCTTCGGCATTTGCCGTGAATCTGCCCGCAAATGGGGTAAGACCATTATTCTTAAAGGTGCCGGAACAATAGTTTCATCACCAGAGGGTGAAACCCTGTGCAACCCGGCGGCTAACCCGGTACTGGCTTCGGCCGGAACGGGTGACGTACTGGCCGGAATAATAAGCGGTCTTTTGGGGCAGGGTTTGAACCTGTTTGAGGCGGCGGGTTTAGGCGTTTATCTGCACTCGCTAGCTGGGGCAACTCTGCGGAGTGAAATGGGTGATGCCGGTGTACTGGCTTCGGATCTGCTGTTAAAATTGCCTGCGGTTATAAAAGAATTGAAACAGAGCTGA
- a CDS encoding type III pantothenate kinase — protein sequence MDKQMSEKLVAVDIGNTSVNIGIFEGEKLLANWHLGSVAQRMADEYASLLLGLLQHAGIHPEELNRVIMCSVVPPLTTTFEEVFKSYFKAAPLVVGAGIKSGVKVRMDNPREVGADRIVNAAAARVLYPGACIIVDMGTATTFDTLSEGGAYIGGAIAPGIATSAQAIAEKTSKLPKIEIIRPAKVIGSNTVSAMQSGIYFGYIGLVEELVRRIQTELGQKTRVVATGGYAALIAEGSRIFDIVRPDLTLQGLRIIYQMNQA from the coding sequence ATGGATAAACAAATGTCTGAAAAACTGGTGGCGGTAGATATCGGCAATACCAGCGTAAATATAGGTATATTTGAGGGCGAAAAACTGCTGGCAAACTGGCATCTGGGTTCGGTTGCCCAGCGTATGGCTGATGAATATGCCAGTCTGCTCTTAGGCCTGTTGCAGCACGCCGGTATACACCCGGAAGAGCTAAACAGGGTAATCATGTGCAGTGTTGTGCCGCCCCTGACCACTACTTTTGAAGAGGTATTTAAAAGCTATTTCAAGGCTGCTCCTCTGGTAGTGGGTGCAGGTATAAAGAGCGGGGTTAAGGTGCGCATGGATAACCCCCGTGAGGTTGGGGCTGACCGCATAGTAAATGCCGCTGCCGCCAGGGTGCTTTATCCGGGGGCGTGCATAATAGTGGACATGGGTACGGCCACTACCTTTGATACCCTTTCCGAGGGTGGGGCATATATAGGCGGGGCGATTGCACCCGGTATTGCCACCTCAGCCCAGGCTATTGCGGAAAAGACTTCAAAACTGCCCAAGATTGAGATAATCCGTCCTGCCAAAGTTATCGGCTCTAATACTGTGTCGGCTATGCAGTCAGGTATATACTTCGGTTATATCGGGCTGGTGGAAGAGCTGGTCAGGCGGATTCAAACTGAATTGGGGCAGAAAACCAGAGTTGTGGCTACCGGCGGTTATGCCGCGCTTATAGCCGAAGGCAGCCGTATTTTTGATATTGTCCGCCCTGACCTTACCCTTCAGGGACTCAGGATTATTTACCAGATGAATCAGGCTTAG
- a CDS encoding valine--tRNA ligase has protein sequence MAQCSGLPEMAKAYEAAEVEKKWYQYWMEKGYFKPNPDSDKKPFVIIMPPPNVTGELHLGHALTATLEDIMIRWHRMLGEPALWLPGADHAGIAAQVVVERMLAKQGKTRQELGRELFLEKMWEWVNPCRERIRHQHMRLGASCDWDRETFTLDPGPVKAVREIFTNLYQKGLIYRGERIINWCPRCATAVSDLEVDHKDLAGHIWHLRYPLEDGSGFVTVATTRPETMLGDTAVAVHPDDARYTGMVGKNVLLPIMNRRIPVIADEAVDMAFGTGAVKVTPAHDPNDFEMGLRHSLPMITIQNRDTTMNENAGPCSGMTAKACREYVVSELKSLGLLLKIEDYTHSVGHCQRCSAVIEPMVSKQWFVKMEPLAKPALEAVNSGRIQILPERFTKVYQNWMENIRDWCISRQLWWGHRIPVWYCPCGEMIVSKEDPTACPKCGSTKLEQDPDVLDTWFSSGLWPHSTLGWPDQTEDLKRFYPGSVLETAYDIIFFWVARMIVMGIEDMKEVPFRTVYLHGLIRDDKGEKMSKTKGNVIDPLKVIDQYGTDALRFAVTFGTSPGNDSKLGQTKLEAARNFVNKLWNASRFVIMNLGEEKELLPEAGLPLEDRWILSRMNRVTADVIRLMEEFQFGEAQRVLQDFVWGEFCDWYIELAKVRLRDEASVSPRPVLVKVLSTILRLLHPYMPFITEELWSYLRPYLPKSLGETDIIVAPFPQADETCFDEQAESIMGSLVEVVRSLRNLRAEHNVEISRYIQANIYAGDMAEVLSNYLGAVETLSRSRPVNILPGHYSGASTATEVVLVLNGIEVVVPMSTMVDLEAEAKRVEAEIAELETQIERLSARLSDTQFLAKAPQAVVDKERTKLEGYIEKVSRLKAV, from the coding sequence ATGGCTCAGTGTTCCGGTTTGCCTGAAATGGCCAAGGCTTATGAAGCCGCCGAGGTTGAGAAAAAATGGTATCAGTACTGGATGGAAAAGGGCTATTTTAAGCCAAACCCTGATTCAGACAAGAAACCGTTTGTTATAATAATGCCCCCGCCCAATGTTACCGGGGAGCTCCACCTTGGGCATGCCCTGACGGCTACGCTGGAAGACATTATGATTCGCTGGCACCGCATGCTGGGTGAGCCGGCTTTGTGGCTGCCGGGTGCTGACCATGCCGGTATTGCCGCTCAGGTAGTGGTGGAAAGGATGCTGGCCAAACAGGGCAAAACCCGCCAGGAGCTGGGACGGGAACTTTTTCTGGAGAAGATGTGGGAGTGGGTTAATCCCTGCCGGGAAAGAATCCGCCACCAGCATATGCGGCTGGGTGCTTCGTGTGACTGGGACAGGGAGACCTTTACTCTGGACCCCGGCCCTGTCAAAGCGGTGCGGGAGATATTCACCAACCTTTACCAAAAAGGCCTCATCTACCGGGGAGAGCGGATAATAAACTGGTGTCCCCGCTGTGCTACGGCTGTGTCAGACCTTGAGGTAGACCATAAGGATTTAGCCGGGCATATCTGGCACTTGCGTTACCCTCTGGAAGATGGAAGCGGGTTTGTCACCGTGGCGACCACCCGTCCTGAAACCATGCTGGGGGATACGGCGGTGGCTGTTCACCCTGACGATGCCAGATATACAGGCATGGTGGGTAAGAATGTTCTTTTGCCCATTATGAACCGCCGCATACCTGTTATTGCTGACGAAGCGGTAGATATGGCGTTCGGTACGGGTGCGGTCAAGGTTACGCCTGCCCATGACCCCAATGACTTTGAAATGGGGCTTCGCCATAGCCTGCCCATGATTACCATTCAGAACCGTGATACTACCATGAATGAAAATGCCGGCCCCTGCAGCGGCATGACAGCCAAAGCCTGCCGTGAGTACGTGGTCTCGGAGCTGAAGTCACTGGGTTTGCTGCTTAAGATAGAGGATTATACCCATTCGGTGGGGCATTGCCAGCGCTGCAGTGCGGTTATTGAACCTATGGTCAGCAAGCAGTGGTTTGTTAAGATGGAACCTTTGGCCAAACCGGCTCTGGAGGCGGTAAACAGCGGGCGTATCCAGATACTGCCCGAAAGATTTACCAAAGTTTACCAGAACTGGATGGAAAATATACGTGACTGGTGCATTTCCCGCCAGCTTTGGTGGGGGCACCGCATACCTGTCTGGTACTGCCCCTGCGGCGAGATGATAGTTTCCAAGGAAGACCCGACTGCTTGCCCCAAATGCGGCAGCACCAAGCTGGAGCAGGATCCGGATGTGCTGGATACCTGGTTTTCTTCGGGTTTGTGGCCGCACTCTACTTTGGGCTGGCCTGACCAAACCGAAGATTTAAAACGCTTTTACCCCGGTTCGGTTCTGGAAACAGCCTATGACATTATCTTTTTCTGGGTGGCCCGGATGATTGTCATGGGTATAGAGGACATGAAAGAAGTCCCTTTCCGCACTGTTTACCTGCATGGCCTGATACGGGATGATAAGGGCGAAAAAATGAGCAAAACCAAGGGGAATGTAATAGACCCGCTTAAGGTTATTGACCAGTACGGTACAGATGCCCTGCGGTTTGCGGTTACCTTTGGCACTTCACCGGGGAATGACTCCAAACTGGGGCAGACCAAGCTTGAGGCCGCCCGTAACTTTGTCAACAAACTCTGGAATGCCAGCCGTTTTGTAATCATGAATCTGGGTGAAGAAAAGGAACTTTTGCCGGAGGCCGGACTGCCCCTTGAAGACCGTTGGATACTTAGCCGTATGAACAGGGTTACGGCAGATGTAATCCGCCTGATGGAGGAGTTTCAGTTTGGCGAAGCCCAGAGGGTTTTACAGGATTTTGTCTGGGGTGAATTTTGTGACTGGTATATTGAGCTTGCCAAAGTGCGGCTGCGTGACGAAGCGTCTGTATCCCCCCGCCCGGTGCTGGTTAAGGTGCTTTCCACCATTTTGCGGTTGCTTCACCCCTACATGCCTTTTATTACCGAAGAGCTCTGGAGCTATTTGAGACCGTACCTGCCGAAATCACTCGGCGAAACTGATATTATTGTTGCCCCTTTCCCTCAGGCTGACGAGACCTGTTTTGATGAACAGGCCGAAAGTATTATGGGCAGTCTGGTTGAAGTAGTCCGTTCGTTGCGTAATCTGCGGGCGGAACATAACGTGGAGATTTCCCGTTACATACAGGCCAACATATATGCCGGAGATATGGCAGAGGTTCTCAGTAATTACTTAGGGGCGGTAGAAACCCTTTCCCGCTCCCGCCCGGTGAATATCCTGCCCGGCCACTATAGCGGTGCGTCTACTGCCACTGAGGTGGTTCTGGTGCTTAATGGAATTGAAGTGGTGGTGCCCATGTCTACCATGGTAGACCTTGAGGCAGAGGCCAAGCGGGTAGAAGCTGAAATTGCTGAACTGGAAACCCAAATAGAGCGGCTTTCTGCCCGGCTGTCAGATACCCAGTTCCTTGCCAAAGCACCCCAGGCGGTGGTAGACAAAGAACGCACCAAGCTGGAAGGCTATATTGAGAAAGTAAGCCGCCTGAAAGCGGTCTAG
- a CDS encoding PAS domain S-box protein, which translates to MTETRFKPPALCHRCLFENASDAIWFYDRNGHIVYANRASAELTGYTRTELKQKNLKDLLTTASEYDQIMDINSRIASGEEVKMPYEQKIRRHDGSIAVLRMATTLVKSADEVLGFQNIARDITEEIRRQQNMKSFVQDVIRAQEAERKRISRELHDEVAPLLLLLMQKIDNLSKQSERDIADCKPQLDALRSQSEEALESLRRIAQDLRPRILDDLGLIPALEWLTEKLAQDGQIHAESSIKGREVELTAEIQLLVFRIAQEAFNNIRKHSLATWVRLELEFKPKTILLTIQDNGKGFNLSEQTDNLAQNGKLGLAGMHERAQLIGGHIHILTHPGQGTTVIAEVPTVSTDIKQAS; encoded by the coding sequence ATGACCGAAACACGCTTTAAACCACCGGCCCTCTGCCACCGCTGTTTATTTGAAAATGCCTCTGATGCTATCTGGTTTTACGACCGGAACGGGCATATTGTGTACGCCAACCGGGCTTCTGCCGAACTGACCGGCTACACCCGGACTGAACTTAAACAGAAAAACCTGAAAGACCTGCTGACTACCGCCTCCGAATATGACCAGATAATGGACATCAATTCCCGTATAGCCTCCGGTGAAGAGGTAAAGATGCCTTACGAACAAAAAATCCGCCGCCATGACGGTTCGATAGCGGTGCTGCGTATGGCAACCACTCTGGTAAAATCAGCTGACGAGGTACTGGGTTTTCAAAATATAGCCCGGGATATCACCGAAGAAATACGCCGCCAGCAAAACATGAAATCATTCGTGCAGGACGTTATACGGGCACAGGAAGCCGAACGCAAACGTATTTCCCGTGAACTCCATGACGAAGTAGCCCCCCTGCTCTTGCTGCTGATGCAGAAAATAGACAACCTGAGTAAACAGTCTGAACGGGATATTGCAGACTGCAAGCCCCAGCTTGATGCCCTGCGCAGCCAGTCTGAAGAAGCACTGGAAAGCTTACGACGGATAGCCCAAGACCTGCGTCCGCGTATACTGGATGACCTGGGCTTAATACCTGCCCTGGAGTGGCTAACCGAGAAACTGGCACAGGACGGGCAGATACATGCCGAATCAAGTATAAAAGGACGGGAAGTAGAGCTGACGGCTGAAATCCAGCTGCTTGTTTTCCGTATTGCTCAGGAAGCCTTTAACAATATCCGCAAACATTCGCTGGCTACCTGGGTAAGGCTGGAACTGGAGTTCAAACCCAAGACCATTTTACTGACTATCCAGGATAACGGCAAAGGGTTTAACCTTTCGGAACAGACTGACAATCTGGCTCAAAACGGCAAACTAGGACTGGCAGGTATGCACGAACGTGCCCAGCTGATTGGCGGGCATATACATATACTCACCCACCCCGGACAGGGAACTACCGTAATTGCCGAAGTGCCCACCGTCAGTACAGACATAAAGCAGGCCTCCTAG